The sequence aagagaagagagagaagagaagagagagaagagaagagaagagaagagaagagaagagaagagaagagagaagagaagagaagagaagagaagagaagagaagagaagagaagagaagagaagagaagagaagagaagagaagagaagagaagagaagagaagagaagagaagagaagagaagagaagagaagagaagagaagagaagagaagagaagagaagagaagagaagagccgCACCGAGACGCGTCTCCCCCCGCCCGcgtctgaaggagctgcaccgagggacgggCGGAGGTTGAGTagattaaaatacagagaacagagtaaaagagaataaaaaactgcaCCGGGATGTCCGCGGCGCCCGGTGTCACTGACGAGCCGCacggcgggacgggcgctgtcgggtgtggccagaagggcagtgccgaggagggtgagaggtgagaatagaaaaaaacagtagggagaatagaataaaatgcaataaaagacCCACACCAGGGAATCTCCGCAGCCCCGTGTCACTGAAGAGTTGCACCGAGAGAGCGGCGAGAGGTGACGGTGGTGAAAAGTGGAGTATTGCTGatgtagggaagctgagaattatcctggagctagaaatggaccaatcgtcatcctgatgattaagctatgaaagaaaaagctgggactcagcagaactggaccaggcatgagctgtcagcctgaacaggtcaccaggaggacagaatgatgaagatgaagatgaagatgaagatgaagatgaagaagtagctggaagacccttggtttcagcccttggtttcagcaggactggcaataaaaggctgtaaaaccttcagaaccctggaagattcccttccttgccacactgggcctaagctggacagcgccttcgaagccgtgcgctctggacgggctgtcctgttcatggctttgcgctgcttcccagcggcccaaggctctcccccctcacagaggggccctgccccgccccacgcgccccgtggccgctcccgctccgcccgccctgcggagatgttgcccccccacccgccccccgtgccctggcatcccccagcgccagccgcccctcagggaggggcaggaggagggagcaggccccgcttgttcccctttcctggcggtcacgtggcatccaagagccaaggagggctgaaatggcacgtcccccaaacgcttccctctctggtccttttggggcactaacgcgctctgctcaagggagtccgagggcctacgctcggctttccctgctaaggcctcattcttccttctgtaagctctaTAACTGCCTGGTTGACGTTAGCtctctaggagatggggaaaacgagacgctttcaaattgggagaattaccctggtaaattactgcagtttttcagcaacagaatttcaaggtgcagctgggcctttcagccattgcatcgattttcaaatggcacccgcagcatccgacgtgtgaagagcccagtgtgaagctcctcaaagacactgcagcagttgtcccccagcagacaggacgtgtctgtgctgagtcaccagaaaagagagctaagcccggagtcattcgtgcatgggcaagcagagttggtttccagaAGAGTTTCATGCactcgtttccctctcccactcagtacttgctctcctctttcaagctggctcctgcctttaactggagcttttgacagagaagggaatgactgcatctcattttctttgggatgtggctatccaaatgtctgcaaggaatcttacagggagcatggagcctgggcaaacatctgtgaggctgcagcttttgactgcttgaaacgggccttctttgggctcggcacctgcaggccaccgcagagcggtagccgcaggctgctgccagagctgcaacacaacaaaactgtggcagctcgagaatcagcgcgcagctcttctgcatgttgtccgacgttaaggtgccaaagaaagagcaagcaggaagagaggagctttgtgtcaggagacaagccaacacctccctgccagaaagggaggtcaggctccaaagtgagtccgagcaaaggtcagcatgcacctacgtgctcaagaggcaactgcgcactgcagtactcctggaaactgatttccttggcttcttttgtcccctaaatgtcatcaaagcagttagggctttcagaagcaacaaagatgccagcaggaacaagcacacttgcttttagtcaaagccttggggaggaaaagccacgtttgcttggatttcttgggggcctgctggatcggtgcattttcggagttaccccgggatgccttgagcactggcttatggacggtaaggattttttctcctgctttatgactgaggagatcttcccaggcttttcttttgcgtcagctgtacagaagatttcggttgccgggcgtaactacgccaacagagccagagcggctgctattgtgacgtcaagggagccgggccgcatcacagtgctgtcagcgcgacgttgtcccggcgcgcgcgaggcctccttgtccagagcagctctttggctcgctcgctgcaggaggaccctcgtgactgaggcgttctcagcagacggcctgcaccccgagaggagtcttggtttttcccccgggtggcattcagtgtgcaaacccgcacagcactgctagaatgatcgggcaagtctgtgccgcggtttgcacggttttttctgtggcgtattccggctacttcctgacccacctgactcgtaagtaaaggtttatcctgggggtagccatcacacggcttttgcttcactttgctcttgatgctcgtttgtagtgatgaagcagatttgggagcaaaagtgccattaaggtgccgctcctttgctaaagctcctgccaacagcatcagctaaaaagggggtgtctgcactcgctggcggctggagagtatttgcaacgtaacctgcaggggttgcgttccctccacgggagagcgcgtggcattggacactgtcatttcctcagcttgctgcttcagccgagacaactgcaaattgcaggctggcagggagcctcacaagtacttttaaaacttgcccaggagtgagggaaagcactttcttgctccaaatcctgccattagaggccttggctctctgctatgacccttgacggtgtgccaagagagcaattcccttggcaatgaagtgcaagctcctaaccgcttaggctttgctcctgaacccaggagctgttcctgggctgctttagaagagaaccgccacagctatggggccctttgtggaagctttcctgggggatcatttgcagcaaatggatgggaattagtgcatgcaatttatttaaaaaacaaacaaacaaacaaaaaccaaattaaaaacaacccaacaacaacaacaacaacaaaaaaccagaaaagaaaggttgcagaaaagagaagaggaaaaagctgcttgagCTGTTGGGCAAAACAGAAGCTCTGACTTAAAGGCCACTTGGCATTTCTGTGatcgtgtttctgtttcttcagcgaCAAAAGTAGAGAGAGCCTAGTATAGTGTCCTtgttgttctcttgcttgcagtgggaaaatcttgtgttgctcctggagggatgttgggaaaggaaaatgctctctgttgggactgacttgtcctgtgggactccccagcacaggcacttttctaacggcatctggttccttttgccttgctctctgcaggtcACCTCACACGCGGATGGAGACAAGCCCGTCCTTTGGTGAGTGGCAAAGGAACCTCTGACCTTGCTGGCATGTAAGAATTGTGCGgcaagctgtgagcttggcctgttGTGGTAGAGTGTagagtgccagcctgggaggcggaaagaaaggccaagtcggtgttggcatcagcagcagcaaagggagcactggctctttcctaattttccattGAAGAGCCTTTCAAGAGATGAAAGGCAAGTGTGGCAGGCCAAAGGTGTCTTGCTGATTCTAGCCAGGGTGGAGGATCAAATGCACAGCAAGACGGAGCACCACCTAATTTGCCCACCTTAAGAGGGTGAATTTCACGACTCAGAATCCCACTTTGATCAAAGTTTCTGATTTCCCCTTAGTCtgggtgaaaagaaagcagcttacggagctgacaagaaagcagctcctaaaggactggctgctccctgtccctctcactgctgtctgtctgcagggctcaccagcagggtcagcagctcctctggctccctctcttGCTGAGGAAGATGCGGAAGAGGAGCCAAATGACAAGAAGCCTCCAGCTGGTGTCCATCCACGGCCTGAACGTGCAGAGCCAGTAAGTGGCGCCTGTGGTTGGCACTGCCTTTGGTGGAGGGCCGAGCTTCAAGTTTCTGACGAGCCAGCCCTTGCCGCTCGTGCCTGAagatgctgggggctgtgtgcctgccatgacgtagtgctgcttcagccaggccaggcaccCCTGGCAAATGGCTTCTGAACTTTCCCATTTGAGCGCCATTTTGCTGGGACGCTGAGAGGGCCTGAGAATGTCTTTGGGATCAGACGAGAGGCAGCATTGTGCCTTTCAATTGTTGCCAGCGTAGAAGTGAGCCCCTcggtgcacggtgtccgtgcagGCTCCCCGTGGTCAGTGGACAGAGACGGTCCAAAGACTCAGttgagagccttgcaggatactTAGGAGACACTGGCCCCTGGGAGGGACCAATTAGCTTCAGGCACAACATAGAGCAGACTGGCCTTCTGGTCAGACGCTACCATGCCCACTCGAGGGTGACTTCATTGcccaggggaacacagcaggaggaaagcaacaaggctctggggccctgctcccacctcttgCTGGATCTTTGCAAGCTCGTCAATACCTTGTTGCAGTGGTCTTGCAGAAAATCGATAAAATGTAGCATGAACCTggccatgtgctgctgtatcacagcagcctttgggctttgcccgttgcctttgagaaggggacatgcaaaacccccccagccaaaGAGGCCTGGCGGTGGCTGACAGCCTTCCTTTTGCcgtgtgctctgcagggcatctgtGCCAGCCGCCTTTCTGACGGGCAATCCTttcttgtcccagctctctcttgaCGCGCGCTCTGCCGTCCAACGTGCCGCTTCACCGGcgcgctctgcagcagccagcactcccccacgtgccagcacttcgttcagcagcccagcccagcagccggagatgagagaggagcagagcctgaagagaCTGAGTACGTCTGGTGTATTTCTGGTCTGCCAGAGCGGTGTGTTTTCTGCGGGTCTCTGAAGTTCCTCCTCGCTTTAGTGTCACAGAGGCATTTAGGCCTCCCTCCAAGAAcctgttgctgtgctttgaggCAGCAAGAGAGCGCTCGGCGTGTTCCCgctgcctctgagggcagctggcactggcttgacttttcctgggctgccctctgtgccaaagacaaaagcagagattgttTCTGTTGAGCAGAAGGCTGGCACCTAGCGGGTGACTGGGCCCCAGGGAGCTCTCGGgccccagctcttctctggctgccctttttaCGACTGTTCTCGctcctcctctcactgctgcacactGTTCTCCTAAGTGGCCCTGCCGGTGACGGCAGGTGCCACTGCAGAGGCCGCGGAGGCCCTTCCTTAACTCGGAGGGCCCAGTTCCTAAAGGCCCTTCGTTCTGGCTTATcacatgagctgctgtgcttgagaGCCGTGAAGTCCTTCTTGGAAAGGCCAACTGCTGAAAGGCAGAGAAGATGGCCCTCCCGCTCGCTGTTCTCAGCGGCTGGAAGCCAAGTGACTGCAATGGGCACAGAGCTCCCGACAGTGGGGCTGCATCTTGGATCGTCTGGGGAGCGGCATCTCCCTTTGAAAGTGAGcaccttgcactgcttttgtctttcagggaGCATTGTGAGTCTGGGCGAGCCGAGGAGGAAATACTCGGCGTTTGAAGAACTCGGACGAGGGTAAGTCTGACGCCTGCTCCTTACGCAAAACCACGGGCCCGGTCATTTGGCCGGTGCAGCGTCAAGcgtgaagtcaggcaagctgcgaACACGGTCAGACTCCGGCTTTACCTTCCTGCCACCTCTCAGGACTGCTCAGTCAGAGCAGTCAGAAGGCATCATCAAAGACAACCTGGTGCTGGCAAGGTCTgccttgcttgcagcaaggagcagggcctggaagaTGTCCCGCCCCTGCCGGCCTACCAGAGCACCTTGTCACCCGAGAGCTGGCAGATAACACTtctcaaaggcagagttttccaagttcttcttctccagtttttccaaagggtCCCCCTTAGGCTGGGAACGGAAGCAATCGGGCGTGTGCCTTGGAGATTTGTAGCAGCCCTTGGTGTTCACactgggcctcagttttctcctggACACCCTGCGTGGCAGAGGGCTGCTGGGCTCTTGTGCTATTGGCGGGGGAGGCGCTGCAGCCAGGCgttttccaaatgctccaggcagcctggggagatCTCCCGCCTAGGCTGGCTTTCACCGCCAGGGACTAaagggctttttctgctgccgttttctttctaggggttttggagctgtttataAAGCCCTCGACGCCAGCACAGGACAACAGGTAAAGTGTCAATGCCCCCAGcagattttgcagctctggagcGCTTTCGCCGCGGCTGCGAGCcttggctggagctttgggtggCCGCTCCATCTCTGcggcagaggctgctcctctgaagcacagcctaggctcagcagcctgcagacGGCATTTGGGACGGGCTTCGGTCCTTCTCCTAagctctgccctttggcacagctgggctgcgtcATTGCACAAGCACTCGCTGCGTGTTCCTGGGGATCTCGTGCGACGAGCGGCTTCTCAAGTCAACGGTCTCTCAATGTCCTTTTAGGTGGCCATCAAGAAAATGGCTCTTCAAGAGGAGATGTCCGAGGAGCTGGCTGTCAATGAAATCGTGGCCATGAGGGACAGTAGGAACCCCAATATTGTGTCCTACTTAGACAGGTGGGGCTATTCTCATGTCAGTGTTCCTTTAGGATACtgcaagcccaaagtggcaaacccctttggtcactggcagaaaatggagctgtttaggatttctctcctccagtgcgtgggaggaggttgcacttggtctgcaagaatctcctctggcaaatgcagcttggagagcacttccagaaagctgggtcagcccctcgggtgactgggctgtgcccaggtcctctctctccatgccgggcttttcttctttcagctacctggTCGATGGAGAGCTCTGGCTGGCGATGGAGTTCATGGACGGCGGCACGTTGTATGATGTAGTCGGGGCAGTGTACCTCGAGGAAGGACAGATAGGCGCTGTctgtcgggaggtgagggatgccgcttgtgcttcccctggcCTGTTGGCCCTTGTCAACTGGTGGTTAAGAACAGCAGAGATTTCTTGCTCACGGccttgctttgctgttgctgtcacgACACGCAGAAGAAAGAACATCTGAAGCCAACTGCCTGCCAGTGTCCCCGCACTTCCTAGGCTCCGTTCTCGCACTCTTACGTGCTGCCGTTGTGCTGGGGCGCTCGCGCTCGCTGGATCGCTGGCTCGCTCGCTGTGTCGCACTTGTTTCCTCTTGCCAGCTTTGCCTCTCAACgtttgcctggagcctgtctgtgtgtcctgcatTCCTTGCCGCTCCAAGCCTGAACGCTGGTGGCAGAATTTCAAGCTAAGGGCAAAGGAGATGTCCTCAGCTTCAAAGGATAGCATTGCAGCCCAGATGGCGTTGGATTCTGGAACAGGTCTAacgtgctgcttcctcctctgctgccacaaggctaccaagaaaatctttgccaTGCCGCCCCCCAGCCAAAGGGCACGCGCTACGTACCGAAGGGAGGAGGGGCTTTTGGAAGCTCAGATGTGCCTTTGCTTGGAAAGATAGAACACGCGTAAGAGTGttgaagcagcaagctcttcctcttgaCAGCACTAGGATGCTGCGCCCTGGCTCCCAAT comes from Aphelocoma coerulescens isolate FSJ_1873_10779 unplaced genomic scaffold, UR_Acoe_1.0 HiC_scaffold_276, whole genome shotgun sequence and encodes:
- the LOC138101394 gene encoding serine/threonine-protein kinase PAK 3-like; its protein translation is MIGQVCAAVCTVFSVAYSGYFLTHLTRHLTRGWRQARPLGSPAGSAAPLAPSLAEEDAEEEPNDKKPPAGVHPRPERAEPLSLDARSAVQRAASPARSAAASTPPRASTSFSSPAQQPEMREEQSLKRLRSIVSLGEPRRKYSAFEELGRGGFGAVYKALDASTGQQVAIKKMALQEEMSEELAVNEIVAMRDSRNPNIVSYLDSYLVDGELWLAMEFMDGGTLYDVVGAVYLEEGQIGAVCRECLQGLHFLHSRRVIHRDVKSCNILVSTDGSVKLADFGLCAQLTPEHDKCSSSVGTPSWMAPEVVRGEAYGPKVDIWSLGIVGLEMVEGEAPYQREPRLRVFELIERNGAPKLQNPRHHSALLRDFLRCCLQTDEDRRWSAQELLKHPFVTSGDPASSLAALIISAKQVQEDWRGDACA